A stretch of Polypterus senegalus isolate Bchr_013 chromosome 3, ASM1683550v1, whole genome shotgun sequence DNA encodes these proteins:
- the LOC120526524 gene encoding trace amine-associated receptor 1-like has protein sequence MRPKGGDASYFVKEIMIKNQSWILEDIHFCYTSTENSCPKQIYSLVARVLIYIALCLLITLTVCGNLLVIIIISHFRQLHTPTNYLILSLAGADFLLGGFVMPPSMFRSVETCWYFGNFFCKFHTSTDIMLSLCSILHLAFISMDRFYAICFPLTYNAKITVDFIVKVIIIIWCSSAVYGFMVVFQLLLIKNTDFSYDQSLFCVGSCLVMHTQTTILISFLVGFVFPALVILGIYLKIFMVAQKQVKTIKETTDKTESSRKRERRSAKTLATVIGVYITCWMPFFLCSTLYPFVNNSIPALLIDILIWFAYMNSTCNPFIYAFFYNWFRKAVRIILFGNIFNGHSSLTKLYTD, from the exons ATGAGGCCAAAAG GAGGTGATGCATCCTATTTTGTTAAAGAGATAATGATCAAAAATCAAAGCTGGATTTTAGAAGATATTCATTTCTGTTACACATCAACTGAAAATTCATGTCCTAAACAGATCTATTCATTAGTTGCCCGTgttcttatttatatagcattgtGCTTACTAATCACATTGACTGTTTGTGGCAATTTATTGGTGATCATCATCATTTCTCACTTCAGGCAGCTTCACACTCCAACAAACTATCTCATTCTTTCTTTGGCAGGTGCTGACTTTCTCCTAGGCGGATTTGTAATGCCACCCAGTATGTTTAGATCAGTTGAAACGTGTTGGTATTTTGGTAATTTTTTCTGCAAGTTTCATACAAGTACTGACATTATGCTGTCCTTATGCTCCATTTTGCATCTTGCTTTCATTTCCATGGATCGCTTTTATGCGATTTGTTTCCCTCTAACATACAATGCCAAGATTACAGTGGACTTTATTGTTAAAGTGATCATTATTATCTGGTGTTCTTCAGCAGTGTATGGATTTATGGTGGTATTCCAATTATTACTTATAAAAAACACTGATTTTTCTTATGATCAGAGTTTATTTTGTGTTGGAAGCTGCTTGGTGATGCATACCCAAACAACAATCTTGATTTCATTTTTAGTTGGTTTTGTTTTTCCGGCACTTGTTATACTAGGCATTTACCTGAAGATATTCATGGTAGCACAGAAACAAGTTAAGACTATCAAAGAAACAACAGACAAAACAGAATCatcaaggaaaagagaaagaagatcTGCAAAAACACTGGCAACAGTTATAGGTGTGTATATTACATGCTGGATGCCGTTCTTTTTGTGTAGCACTCTTTATCCTTTTGTAAATAACTCAATCCCTGCTTTATTAATAGACATTTTAATTTGGTTTGCATATATGAACTCAACTTGTAACCCAttcatttatgcttttttttataaCTGGTTCAGAAAAGCAGTTCGAATCATActatttggaaatatttttaatgGCCACTCTTCACTAACTAAACTTTATACTGACTAA
- the LOC120526525 gene encoding trace amine-associated receptor 1-like, whose amino-acid sequence MIRTETARSLPTQLIYLTKSDDIETYFLVFECTAKQSAWPRSEWRYLLAPYLKGIAQRAYYDLTKQQVANYDVLKKEVFKRYCIWKFDTEVRYRKASKNTGIRGMEQENSCPKQSYSLAVRVFMYVILCILITFTVCGNLLVIIIISHFKQLHTPTNYLTLSLAVADFLLGGLVMPPSMIRSVETCWYFGDFFCKFHTSTDIMLCLSSILHLSFISVDRYYAVCFPLIYTAKINVGLVGRAIFLIWCCSAAYGFGIVFYGISMKNADSFSDQSLFCIGGCFVEHTLVTTVINSLVGFVIPAFIILGIYLKIFIIAKKQIRAIKKTIDKNSASKQRERKAAKTLAIVIGVYITCWTPYSLWSMMYSFSNNLTPASVIDTLVWFAYINSTCNPCIYAFFYNWFRKALRIIVCGNIFNNHSAWTILYTD is encoded by the exons ATGATACGGACGGAGACCGCTCGGTCATTGCCAACCCAACTGATTTATTTAACGAAAAGTGATGACATCGAGacatattttttggtatttgaatgTACCGCGAAACAAAGCGCATGGCCAAGGTCGGAGTGGcggtacctactggctccctacctgaaggggaTAGCGCAGAGGGCTTACTATGATTTAACCAAGCAGCAGGTCGCCAACTATGACGTTCTAAAAAAAGAGGTGTTTAAACGCTACTGCATATGGAAGTTCGATACAGAAGTTCGATACAGAAAAGCCTCCAAGAACACAGGCATTCGAGGCATGGAGCAAG AAAACTCATGCCCTAAACAGAGCTATTCATTGGCTGTTCgtgtttttatgtatgtaataCTGTGTATATTAATCACATTCACTGTTTGTGGAAATTTGCTAGTAATCATTATTATATCTCATTTCAAGCAGCTTCATACTCCAACAAATTACCTCACTCTTTCTCTGGCAGTTGCTGACTTTCTCCTTGGTGGGCTCGTAATGCCACCCAGTATGATCAGATCAGTTGAAACATGCTGgtattttggtgattttttttgcaAGTTTCATACCAGTACAGACATTATGCTGTGCTTATCCTCAATTTTGCATCTGTCCTTCATTTCAGTCGATCGTTACTATGCAGTATGTTTTCCTCTTATATACACTGCCAAAATTAATGTAGGTCTTGTAGGCAGAGCAATTTTTCTTATTTGGTGTTGCTCAGCTGCATATGGATTTGGAATAGTATTCTATGGAATAAGTATGAAGAATGCTGATTCCTTTTCTGACCAAAGTTTATTTTGCATTGGCGGCTGCTTTGTAGAGCATACCTTGGTAACCACTGTGATCAATTCATTAGTTGGATTTGTTATCCCAGCTTTTATCATATTAGGTATTTATCTAAAGATCTTCATTATAGCAAAGAAACAAATCAGagctattaaaaaaacaattgacaAAAATTCTGCAtcaaaacaaagagaaagaaaagcagcaaaaacattGGCAATAGTTATAGGTGTATATATTACATGCTGGACACCATATTCCTTATGGAGTATGATGTATTCTTTTTCTAATAATTTAACTCCGGCTTCCGTAATTGACACTTTAGTCTGGTTTGCATACATCAACTCCACTTGTAACCCTTGCATTTATGCCTTTTTTTATAACTGGTTCAGAAAAGCTCTCAGAATCATTGTGTgtggaaatatttttaataatcacTCTGCATGGACAATTCTTTATACTGACTAA